The following coding sequences lie in one Leptolyngbya sp. CCY15150 genomic window:
- a CDS encoding TetR/AcrR family transcriptional regulator, with amino-acid sequence MSPKLTKAEQTRRTRRVILDRARHLFATQGYAATGTEEMIRELGITRGALYHQFGDKLGVFKAVVIEAYGEITAHIRTRVEPLDTNWEQLVVGCQAFLEVAQQEELRRLVFIEAPAVLAADTLVEIDQGGFGLLQESIQIAVAAGDLKVVDAEGFAHLVNGSLNELAAWVAQSEDPQRLKTAQQLIEVLLIRHQN; translated from the coding sequence ATGTCTCCCAAGTTGACCAAAGCCGAGCAAACCCGCCGTACCCGCCGCGTCATTCTAGATCGGGCACGGCATCTGTTTGCCACCCAGGGCTATGCCGCCACCGGCACCGAGGAAATGATCAGGGAATTGGGGATTACCCGGGGGGCGCTGTATCACCAGTTTGGCGACAAGCTGGGGGTATTCAAGGCCGTGGTGATCGAAGCCTATGGCGAAATCACGGCCCACATCCGCACCCGCGTCGAGCCGCTGGACACCAACTGGGAGCAGCTCGTGGTTGGCTGTCAGGCATTTCTAGAAGTTGCTCAGCAGGAGGAGTTGCGACGGCTGGTGTTTATTGAAGCACCCGCTGTTTTGGCGGCAGACACCCTGGTGGAAATTGATCAGGGTGGGTTTGGCTTGCTGCAGGAGTCGATTCAGATTGCGGTAGCGGCGGGAGATCTTAAGGTGGTTGATGCGGAAGGCTTTGCCCATTTGGTGAATGGGTCATTGAATGAATTGGCGGCCTGGGTAGCTCAGTCAGAGGATCCGCAACGGCTGAAAACAGCCCAGCAGTTGATTGAGGTGTTACTGATTCGGCATCAGAACTGA